The Homo sapiens chromosome 5, GRCh38.p14 Primary Assembly genome includes a window with the following:
- the PCDHGB7 gene encoding protocadherin gamma-B7 isoform 2 precursor (isoform 2 precursor is encoded by transcript variant 2) — protein MGGSCAQRRRAGPRQVLFPLLLPLFYPTLCEPIRYSIPEELAKGSVVGNLAKDLGLSVLDVSARELRVSAEKLHFSVDAQSGDLLVKDRIDREQICKERRRCELQLEAVVENPLNIFHVIVVIEDVNDHAPQFRKDEINLEISESVSLGMGTILESAEDPDISMNSLSKYQLSPNEYFSLVEKDNPDGGKYPELVLQKTLDRETQSAHHLVLTALDGGDPPRSGTAQIRILVIDANDNPPVFSQDVYRVSLREDVPPGTSILRVKATDQDEGINSEITYSFFGVADKAQHVFSLDYTTGNILTQQPLDFEEVERYTINIEAKDRGSLSTRCKVIVEVVDENDNSPEIIITSLSDQIMEDSPPGVVVALFKTRDQDSGENGEVRCSLSRGVPFKIHSSSNNYYKLVTDEALDREQTPEYNVTIAATDRGKPPLSSSKTITLHITDVNDNAPVFGQSAYLVHVPENNQPGASIAQVSASDPDFGLNGRVSYSLIASDLESRTLSSYVSVSAQSGVVFAQRAFDHEQLRTFELTLQARDQGSPALSANVSLRVLVGDRNDNAPRVLYPALGPDGSALFDTVPRAAQPGYLVTKVVAVDADSGHNAWLSYHVVQASEPGLFSLGLRTGEVRMVRALGDKDSVRQRLLVAVRDGGQPPLSATATLHLVFADSLQEVLPDFSDHPTPSDSQAEMQFYLVVALALISVLFLLAVILAIALRLRQSFSPTAGDCFESVLCSKSGPVGPPNYSEGTLPYAYNFCVPGDQMNPEFNFFTSVDHCPATQDNLNKDSMLLASILTPSVEADKKILKQVSI, from the coding sequence ATGGGAGGGAGCTGCGCGCAGAGGCGCCGGGCCGGCCCGCGGCAGGTACTATTTCCTTTGCTGCTGCCTTTGTTCTACCCCACGCTGTGTGAGCCGATCCGCTACTCGATTCCGGAGGAGCTGGCCAAGGGCTCGGTGGTGGGGAACCTCGCTAAGGATCTAGGGCTTAGTGTCCTGGATGTGTCGGCTCGCGAGCTGCGAGTGAGCGCGGAGAAGCTGCACTTCAGCGTAGACGCGCAGAGCGGGGACTTACTTGTGAAGGACCGAATAGACCGTGAGCAAATATGCAAAGAGAGAAGAAGATGTGAGTTGCAATTGGAAGCTGTGGTGGAaaatcctttaaatatttttcatgtcaTTGTGGTGATTGAGGATGTTAATGACCACGCCCCTCAATTCCGGAAAGATGAAATAAACTTAGAAATCAGTGAATCCGTCAGCCTGGGGATGGGAACAATTCTTGAGTCTGCAGAAGATCCTGATATTAGTATGAATTCGCTGAGCAAATACCAACTAAGTCCTAACGAGTATTTCTCATTGGTGGAGAAAGACAATCCTGATGGTGGCAAATATCCAGAATTAGTATTGCAGAAGACTCTGGACCGAGAAACGCAGAGCGCTCACCACTTGGTACTGACCGCCTTAGATGGTGGGGACCCTCCCCGAAGCGGTACTGCTCAGATAAGAATCCTGGTAATAGATGCCAATGACAACCCCCCAGTGTTCAGCCAGGACGTGTACAGGGTTAGCCTTCGGGAAGACGTGCCTCCAGGCACCTCCATCCTGAGAGTGAAGGCCACTGACCAGGACGAGGGCATCAACTCAGAGATCACTTATTCCTTCTTTGGTGTGGCTGACAAAGCTCAGCACGTGTTCTCTCTGGATTACACTACAGGAAACATTCTAACTCAGCAGCCTTTGGATTTTGAAGAAGTAGAAAGATATACGATAAACATAGAAGCAAAAGACCGAGGATCTCTCTCAACACGGTGTAAAGTAATTGTAGAAGTTGTAGACGAAAACGACAACAGCCCAGAAATAATCATCACGTCACTCTCTGATCAGATTATGGAGGATTCCCCTCCAGGAGTGGTTGTTGCCCTCTTCAAAACACGGGACCAAGACTCAGGGGAAAATGGGGAAGTCAGGTGTAGCTTAAGTAGAGGTGTTCCATTTAAGATTCATTCTTCTTCTAATAATTACTACAAGCTAGTAACAGATGAGGCCCTGGATCGGGAGCAGACCCCAGAGTACAACGTCACCATCGCAGCCACAGACAGGGGCAAGCCTCCGTTATCCTCCAGCAAAACCATAACCCTGCACATTACTGACGTCAATGACAACGCGCCGGTTTTCGGACAGTCAGCCTACCTGGTCCACGTGCCAGAAAACAACCAGCCGGGTGCCTCCATAGCGCAAGTCAGTGCCTCTGACCCAGACTTCGGGCTCAACGGCCGTGTCTCCTACTCTCTCATTGCCAGCGACCTGGAGTCACGAACGCTGTCGTCCTACGTGTCCGTGAGCGCGCAGAGCGGGGTGGTGTTCGCGCAGCGCGCCTTCGACCACGAGCAGCTGCGCACCTTCGAGCTCACGCTGCAGGCCCGCGACCAGGGCTCGCCCGCGCTCAGCGCCAATGTGAGCCTGCGCGTGTTGGTGGGCGACCGTAACGACAACGCACCGCGGGTGCTGTACCCTGCGCTGGGTCCCGACGGCTCCGCGCTCTTCGACACAGTGCCGCGGGCCGCGCAGCCAGGCTACCTGGTGACCAAGGTGGTGGCCGTGGACGCGGACTCGGGGCACAATGCCTGGCTGTCCTACCACGTGGTGCAGGCCAGTGAGCCCGGGCTCTTCAGCCTGGGGCTGCGAACAGGCGAGGTGCGCATGGTGCGTGCTTTGGGTGACAAGGACTCGGTCCGCCAGCGCCTGCTAGTCGCTGTAAGAGATGGAGGACAGCCACCCCTTTCAGCCACTGCCACGCTGCACCTGGTGTTCGCAGATAGCTTGCAAGAGGTACTGCCGGATTTCAGCGACCATCCCACaccctctgactcccaggctgaGATGCAGTTTTACCTGGTGGTGGCCTTGGCCTTGATTTCTGTGCTCTTTCTCCTCGCGGTGATTCTAGCTATTGCTCTACGCCTGCGACAGTCTTTCAGCCCTACTGCAGGAGACTGCTTTGAGTCAGTTCTCTGCTCCAAGTCCGGACCTGTGGGTCCCCCCAACTACAGTGAGGGAACGTTGCCCTATGCCTATAATTTTTGTGTGCCTGGGGATCAAATGAatccagaatttaattttttcacatCTGTTGATCATTGTCCAGCCACACAAGATAACCTCAACAAAGATAGCATGCTACTGGCTAGCATTTTAACTCCCAGCGTTGAAGCAGATAAGAAGATTCTTAAACAggtaagtatttaa